A section of the Candidatus Cloacimonadota bacterium genome encodes:
- the trpS gene encoding tryptophan--tRNA ligase yields the protein MKRLFSGVKPTGDLHLGNYLGAIRQWVKLQDQYQAVYGIVDYHAMTAKYEPQNLQENVFKCACNYLACGLDPNKSILMIQSHVKYHAELTWMLNCLTPVSWLERVPTYKDKCLQQADNINVGLLDYPALMTADIIIYKAEVVPVGDDQVPHLELAREIVRRFNSTFGHIFPEPQAIVGKRIKGLDGNDKMGKSLDNCIYLYETKDQIWAKISKAMTDPARIKKTDPGNPEVCNIFTMHKILSTELVQQDVIEGCTKATIGCLECKRWLTDAVEQEIAPIREKYLYYMSNPHAIAEIYIHGNEKANKLALETMTEVYEKIGFEYEFLK from the coding sequence ATGAAGAGATTATTCAGCGGTGTTAAGCCCACAGGAGATCTGCACTTAGGAAACTATCTGGGTGCTATAAGACAATGGGTTAAACTACAAGATCAGTATCAGGCAGTGTATGGGATTGTTGATTATCATGCAATGACTGCAAAATACGAACCTCAGAATTTACAGGAAAATGTCTTTAAATGCGCCTGTAATTATCTCGCTTGTGGTTTAGACCCCAATAAATCGATATTAATGATCCAGTCCCATGTCAAATATCATGCTGAGCTTACCTGGATGTTGAACTGCTTGACTCCTGTATCTTGGCTGGAACGGGTACCCACCTATAAAGATAAGTGTCTGCAACAGGCAGATAATATCAACGTCGGACTTCTTGATTATCCTGCTCTGATGACCGCTGATATAATCATCTATAAAGCTGAAGTAGTACCGGTAGGCGATGATCAAGTTCCCCATCTGGAGCTGGCTCGCGAAATAGTCAGACGCTTTAACTCAACCTTTGGACATATATTCCCCGAACCGCAAGCTATTGTCGGCAAGAGAATCAAAGGGCTCGACGGCAACGATAAAATGGGCAAGTCACTCGACAACTGTATCTATCTCTATGAAACAAAAGATCAGATCTGGGCTAAGATATCAAAAGCAATGACCGATCCGGCAAGGATCAAAAAGACTGACCCGGGAAATCCTGAAGTCTGCAATATTTTTACTATGCATAAGATTCTCTCTACAGAATTAGTCCAACAGGATGTTATTGAAGGTTGCACCAAAGCTACCATCGGTTGTCTGGAATGTAAAAGATGGCTTACAGATGCTGTTGAACAAGAGATTGCACCGATCAGAGAAAAGTACCTTTATTATATGAGCAATCCTCATGCTATAGCTGAGATCTACATTCACGGTAATGAGAAGGCAAATAAACTCGCTTTGGAAACAATGACTGAGGTTTATGAAAAGATCGGTTTTGAATATGAGTTCTTAAAATAA
- the rimO gene encoding 30S ribosomal protein S12 methylthiotransferase RimO, protein MSGYNKKQKFFLESLGCPRNLVDSEFFAGLAEQGGYQLTNNPEEATLIIINTCSFIKDAKEESIERILELAEIKKKHHCQLIVTGCLVQRYKEELLNSLPEVDHFVELKDFQKFSGLLSLTDLNMQRSALEPLPYAYLRISDGCDNLCSYCAIPSIRGRVKSEPLDQLIDEARLLADNGIRELIITAMDITQYGKDLTQKTGLIKLLEELSSISGIEWIRLLYLHPAHITNELLYYIKGNSKVCQYLDIPIQHINDKILSQMNRHITRKEIEELIDKIRKILPQAALRTTLITGFPGETEEQLNELVDFIKKTRFNRLGVFQYSRESGTQAFNIPDQIHHQTALRRKRVLTELHNSISEELLKKIVGQTVEVIIDNKSLDDSFLWEGRTRFDAPEIDGMVFITSGKAKIGDIVQVKITDSLVHDLIGFIPDNQVK, encoded by the coding sequence ATGTCCGGATATAATAAAAAGCAGAAATTTTTTCTGGAGAGTCTTGGCTGTCCGCGCAATTTAGTTGATAGTGAGTTCTTTGCCGGTTTGGCTGAACAGGGTGGTTATCAGTTGACCAATAATCCCGAAGAGGCGACCCTCATTATAATCAATACCTGCAGCTTTATCAAGGATGCCAAAGAAGAGTCTATCGAACGCATTCTGGAATTGGCAGAGATCAAGAAAAAGCACCATTGCCAACTGATCGTTACAGGTTGTCTCGTTCAGAGATACAAAGAGGAATTGCTAAATAGCTTACCGGAAGTTGATCATTTCGTTGAATTGAAAGACTTCCAGAAGTTTTCCGGACTCCTTTCTCTAACTGATCTCAATATGCAAAGATCAGCCCTTGAACCTCTCCCCTATGCTTATTTAAGGATCTCCGACGGCTGTGATAACCTCTGCAGCTACTGTGCTATCCCCTCCATTAGAGGAAGAGTAAAAAGCGAACCATTAGATCAATTAATTGATGAAGCAAGATTACTCGCTGATAATGGTATTAGAGAACTCATTATCACAGCAATGGATATTACCCAATACGGTAAGGATCTCACTCAAAAAACCGGTTTGATCAAACTCTTGGAGGAACTTTCCAGTATCTCAGGGATAGAATGGATCAGATTACTCTATCTTCATCCGGCACATATTACAAATGAGTTGCTTTATTATATCAAAGGAAATTCCAAAGTCTGCCAGTACCTTGATATTCCTATCCAACACATCAATGATAAGATCCTTTCTCAAATGAATCGACACATCACCCGCAAAGAGATCGAAGAACTTATTGATAAGATAAGAAAAATTTTACCTCAAGCAGCTCTAAGAACTACATTGATTACAGGTTTCCCCGGTGAAACAGAAGAGCAACTCAATGAGTTGGTAGATTTCATTAAAAAGACGAGATTCAACCGCTTGGGTGTGTTTCAGTATTCACGAGAGAGTGGCACTCAAGCTTTCAATATACCCGATCAAATACATCATCAGACAGCTCTTCGGCGTAAAAGAGTATTGACAGAATTGCATAATTCAATTTCAGAAGAACTATTGAAGAAAATTGTCGGACAAACTGTCGAAGTAATTATCGACAACAAGTCACTCGATGATAGTTTTTTATGGGAAGGAAGAACCCGTTTTGATGCTCCGGAAATAGACGGTATGGTCTTTATCACATCAGGAAAAGCCAAAATCGGTGATATTGTCCAGGTTAAGATTACTGATAGTCTGGTCCATGATCTGATCGGTTTTATTCCGGACAATCAGGTGAAATAG
- a CDS encoding BamA/TamA family outer membrane protein, whose product MKFNHIERVLIIIAIILLMSSTFTDLFSQAEDIRVRKVEFIGNDHLSSGHLRSLMEVRSKTFLENFMIWKKAPHYEAGLLDGDLLRIQRNYQRAGFLNIKIEEPVLIYNAPETKVTIRLILDEGERVRVRNINFRFPESPSENFAEEKIIALKKALQLKEQSPFTDAVFREDIKTVSNYFDRLGYPFIKVAHDLFLTESEQEVDITYLVDPGPKAYLAEIRFTGLDKISEHLLTRIINIKTGDEYSQRRLEQTRSRLQSLGVFQFVSVNLRLDTVRENVPVEITVRENDTITLNFGIGYEVEIEEIDKYSDLIQERRFRYFTEVNRLRFLGGLRKGTLLVKRSYLEPIHINFRLYQPAFPTTLSNVILNPFYRQEREPGYRIERIGGNTTLNYWVSQRTSTYLTYTYEDNNLIESAEIIEIRGNRELNNDHILEAFFHTTGFSFMENNEPHFSDFMDRNLLETPRYYRKSSITWGILRDSSRPVFYPRNGSLVSNSITLSGIGFGSDFRFVRIVTDGRMYRGLSSDLVLALRLKGGAIKGLAEGEYIPIEDRLYAGGSYSVRGWTRSDLGPKSPEGQPLGGKSLLEGSIELRYPLWKQLSVVGFYDFGNVWEDTFDHDFQDLRYAAGGGLRFATPVGPFRLDIGTPIGEGSKPVQVFISIGQAF is encoded by the coding sequence ATGAAGTTTAATCATATCGAAAGAGTACTAATCATTATTGCTATCATTTTATTGATGAGTAGTACTTTCACTGATTTATTCTCTCAAGCAGAAGATATAAGAGTACGTAAAGTAGAATTTATCGGAAATGATCATTTATCTTCTGGTCATCTTCGTTCTCTAATGGAAGTACGCTCGAAGACTTTCTTAGAAAATTTTATGATTTGGAAGAAAGCTCCTCACTACGAAGCGGGGTTGTTAGATGGTGACCTGTTAAGGATACAAAGAAACTATCAGAGAGCCGGTTTTTTGAACATCAAAATTGAGGAACCGGTTTTGATCTACAATGCTCCCGAAACAAAAGTAACGATTAGATTAATTCTCGATGAAGGAGAGCGAGTAAGAGTCCGAAACATAAATTTTCGTTTCCCAGAATCTCCATCAGAAAATTTTGCAGAAGAAAAGATCATTGCCTTAAAAAAAGCTTTACAGTTAAAAGAACAATCTCCTTTTACTGATGCTGTCTTCCGCGAAGATATAAAAACAGTCAGCAATTATTTCGACAGACTTGGTTATCCATTTATCAAAGTAGCTCATGATTTATTTTTAACCGAGTCTGAACAAGAAGTAGATATAACATATCTGGTTGATCCCGGTCCCAAAGCTTATCTTGCTGAAATCCGATTCACCGGTTTAGATAAAATTTCGGAGCATTTACTAACCCGTATCATCAATATAAAGACCGGTGATGAATACAGCCAAAGAAGACTGGAACAAACGAGAAGTCGTTTACAATCATTAGGAGTGTTTCAATTTGTTAGTGTCAATTTAAGATTAGACACGGTTAGAGAAAATGTGCCTGTAGAAATTACTGTGCGTGAGAATGATACTATAACACTTAATTTCGGTATCGGTTATGAAGTTGAAATTGAAGAGATAGATAAATACTCAGATTTAATTCAAGAAAGACGCTTCCGATATTTTACAGAAGTAAATAGACTGAGATTCTTGGGTGGTTTAAGAAAAGGTACCCTACTAGTTAAAAGATCTTATTTGGAGCCGATCCATATCAATTTCAGATTATATCAACCAGCTTTCCCAACAACCCTTTCTAATGTAATTCTCAATCCCTTTTATCGTCAAGAAAGAGAGCCCGGATATCGGATAGAGAGGATCGGTGGCAATACGACCTTAAACTATTGGGTTTCGCAGCGAACAAGCACCTACCTAACCTATACCTATGAAGATAATAACTTGATAGAGAGTGCTGAGATAATTGAAATAAGAGGAAACAGAGAATTAAATAATGATCATATTCTGGAAGCTTTTTTTCATACAACTGGATTTTCGTTTATGGAGAACAATGAACCTCATTTTTCAGATTTTATGGACAGAAATTTACTGGAAACTCCAAGATATTATCGTAAATCAAGTATAACCTGGGGTATATTGCGCGATTCTTCCCGACCAGTATTCTATCCTAGAAATGGGTCTTTAGTGTCTAACTCAATCACTCTTTCTGGTATAGGATTTGGCTCAGATTTCCGTTTTGTCCGTATTGTAACAGATGGAAGAATGTATCGTGGTTTATCATCTGATTTAGTGCTCGCTTTAAGGCTAAAAGGTGGCGCTATCAAAGGTTTGGCAGAAGGCGAATATATCCCTATTGAGGATCGACTTTATGCTGGTGGATCTTATTCGGTTAGGGGCTGGACACGTTCAGATTTAGGCCCTAAGTCACCTGAAGGACAACCTTTAGGAGGTAAAAGTCTCTTAGAAGGTAGCATTGAATTAAGATATCCGTTATGGAAACAACTATCAGTTGTAGGTTTCTATGATTTTGGCAATGTTTGGGAAGATACTTTTGATCACGATTTTCAAGATCTCAGATATGCAGCCGGTGGTGGATTGCGTTTTGCAACTCCTGTCGGTCCATTTAGACTCGATATTGGAACTCCCATAGGTGAAGGTAGTAAGCCGGTGCAGGTTTTTATTAGTATTGGACAGGCATTTTAA